A section of the Felis catus isolate Fca126 chromosome B2, F.catus_Fca126_mat1.0, whole genome shotgun sequence genome encodes:
- the VEGFA gene encoding vascular endothelial growth factor A precursor produces MNFLLSWVHWSLALLLYLHHAKWSQAAPMADGEHKPHEVVKFMDVYQRSYCRPIETLVDIFQEYPDEIEYIFKPSCVPLMRCGGCCNDEGLECVPTEEFNITMQIMRIKPHQGQHIGEMSFLQHSKCECRPKKDRAKENPCGPCSERRKHLFVQDPQTCKCSCKNTDSRCKARQLELNERTCRCDKPRR; encoded by the exons ATGAACTTTCTGCTCTCTTGGGTGCATTGGAGCCTTGCCTTGCTGCTCTACCTCCACCATGCCAAG TGGTCCCAGGCTGCACCCATGGCAGATGGAGAGCACAAACCCCACGAAG TGGTGAAGTTCATGGATGTCTACCAGCGCAGCTACTGCCGTCCCATCGAGACCCTGGTGGACATCTTCCAGGAGTACCCTGATGAGATCGAGTATATCTTCAAGCCATCCTGCGTGCCCCTGATGCGATGCGGGGGCTGTTGCAATGACGAGGGCCTGGAGTGTGTGCCCACGGAGGAGTTCAACATCACCATGCAG ATTATGCGGATCAAACCTCATCAAGGCCAGCACATAGGGGAGATGAGCTTCCTACAGCATAGCAAATGTGAATGCAG ACCAAAGAAAGATAGAGCGAAAGAAAA TCCCTGTGGGCCTTGCTCAGAGCGGAGAAAGCATTTGTTTGTACAAGATCCGCAGACGTGTAAATGTTCCTGCAAAAACACAGACTCGCGTTGCAAGGCGAGGCAGCTTGAGTTAAACGAACGTACTTGCAG
- the VEGFA gene encoding vascular endothelial growth factor A isoform X1: protein MELSQSWGVQAVVTRGRSATTGKLVNLGEQRLRVSEDACVSQELQREVEEERETGSESARRRASNDRDRGKVSDLLLGVTARARREPSPLGSCIGPAALTDRQTDTAPRPSAHLLPGRRPRVDAAASRGQEPEPAPGGGVEGVGARGIAVKLFVQLLGCSRSGGAVVRAGAAEPSGTGRSASPGREEPQSEEGEEEEEKEEERGPRWRLGARKPGSWTGEAAVCADSAPAARATQALARASAPGGRGARLGAEESGPPRSPSRRGSASRAGPGRASETMNFLLSWVHWSLALLLYLHHAKWSQAAPMADGEHKPHEVVKFMDVYQRSYCRPIETLVDIFQEYPDEIEYIFKPSCVPLMRCGGCCNDEGLECVPTEEFNITMQIMRIKPHQGQHIGEMSFLQHSKCECRPKKDRAKEKKSVRGKGKGQKRKRKKSRYKSWSVPCGPCSERRKHLFVQDPQTCKCSCKNTDSRCKARQLELNERTCRCDKPRR, encoded by the exons atggagcttAG TCAGAGCTGGGGTGTGCAGGCAGTAGTCACTAGGGGGCGCTCGGCCACCACAGGGAAGCTGGTGAACTTGGGAGAGCAGCGTCTGCGTGTGAGTGAGGACGCGTGTGtcagt CAAGAGCTCCAGAGAGAAGtcgaggaagagagagagacggggtcAGAGAGCGCGCGCAGGCGAGCGAGCAACGACAGGGACAGGGGCAAAGTGAGTGACCTGCTTTTGGGGGTGACCGCCAGAGCGCGGCGTGAGCCCTCCCCCTTGGGATCCTGCATCGGACCAGCAGCGctgacggacagacagacagacaccgccccccgccccagcgcCCACCTCCTCCCCGGCCGGCGGCCGAGGGTGGACGCGGCGGCGAGCCGCGGGCAAGAGCCGGAGCCCGCGCCTGGaggcggggtggagggggtcgGGGCTCGCGGCATTGCAGTGAAACTTTTCGTCCAACTTCTGGGTTGTTCTCGCTCCGGAGGAGCCGTGGTCCGCGCCGGGGCAGCCGAGCCGAGCGGAACCGGGAGAAGTGCTAGCCCGGGCCGGGAGGAGCCGCAGtcggaggagggggaggaggaagaagagaaggaagaggagagggggccGCGGTGGCGACTCGGAGCTCGGAAGCCGGGCTCATGGACGGGTGAGGCGGCTGTGTGCGCAGACAGTGCCCCAGCCGCGCGCGCGACCCAGGCCCTGGCCCGGGCCTCGGCTCCGGGAGGAAGAGGAGCCCGCCTAGGCGCCGAGGAGAGCGGGCCGCCCCGCAGCCCGAGCCGGAGAGGGAGCGCTAGCCGCGCCGGCCCCGGCCGGGCCTCCGAAACCATGAACTTTCTGCTCTCTTGGGTGCATTGGAGCCTTGCCTTGCTGCTCTACCTCCACCATGCCAAG TGGTCCCAGGCTGCACCCATGGCAGATGGAGAGCACAAACCCCACGAAG TGGTGAAGTTCATGGATGTCTACCAGCGCAGCTACTGCCGTCCCATCGAGACCCTGGTGGACATCTTCCAGGAGTACCCTGATGAGATCGAGTATATCTTCAAGCCATCCTGCGTGCCCCTGATGCGATGCGGGGGCTGTTGCAATGACGAGGGCCTGGAGTGTGTGCCCACGGAGGAGTTCAACATCACCATGCAG ATTATGCGGATCAAACCTCATCAAGGCCAGCACATAGGGGAGATGAGCTTCCTACAGCATAGCAAATGTGAATGCAG ACCAAAGAAAGATAGAGCGAAAGAAAA aaaatcaGTTcgaggaaagggaaaggggcaaAAAAGAAAGCGCAAGAAATCCCGGTATAAATCCTGGAGCGT TCCCTGTGGGCCTTGCTCAGAGCGGAGAAAGCATTTGTTTGTACAAGATCCGCAGACGTGTAAATGTTCCTGCAAAAACACAGACTCGCGTTGCAAGGCGAGGCAGCTTGAGTTAAACGAACGTACTTGCAG